The Salvelinus namaycush isolate Seneca chromosome 30, SaNama_1.0, whole genome shotgun sequence region AATGATTGATGTCCTAAAACAGAACATTATTATAAAATCTAAACATTTTACATGTCAGCATCTGTGTCTATTTCACATATATGATACGTTTAGTGTTTTCCTTACATTATGCTCATTATAGTCAGAAGATTCGGTCAGATATTCAGTCCATGGTCAAGTGTCAGACTATAACTGGTTTAATGATACGGAAAGTAGCAAAAAACATAGATTACAAGCTTTACTAACTATTACAATAGTCTTCATTTTATAGGGACAACCGCTGGGGACGTTTACTTGAAAACCAAACATGTCACATAAACAACCACAGAAGAaaaaataaacacagacacaatttgtatttaatttaacctttattaactaggcaagtcagttaagtgtAGCCAGGTGGTAAAAGCTCATAGCTGTATTAATTTATATTCACTAGATGGCACTGTCCCTTTAAGAGATCCATAAATAGTGTGCAAGCGGTTATGTGATTGCTCATGCGCAGTGTGTAAGAGTGAGAGAAAGCAATTATACTGGAGAGCTGTTGAAATCCATTGTGGGTCCAAGGTTACTTTAGATGGATTGACATGAGGATGTTAGCTTCTTGCTAGCTGAATACCAGTGCTCTCAGAACCATGTTGTGGTTGATGATAACATTATTTGAAGCTGCTGTATGGGTGAGATGAGGATCTACTGTTCCATGTGGGGTAAGGGTATCATGTGGACAGTGTGCTAAAAGCAGAGCCACTACCGTTTATGCATTTCACTTTGTACTTATTGTACTCAGATTGTTTTTATGCACTTTACTAACATATTTATTTCACTTGATTGTGGTTTAGACTGAACTTTACTTTATGGTGACTTCACCTTGCGGTGATATCCCTTCTACATTATCCTATTTTAAATTTAAGCTTCGACAGAACAAACAACCCCAAATTAGTTTGTGTCCTGTGCTGGGTTTACTTTCGCCAGGCTacataagaacaaattcttatttacaatgacggcctaccaaaaggcaaaaggcctactgtggggatgggggctgggattaaaaatataggacaaaacacacatcatgacaagagagacaccacaacactacatagagacctaagacaacaacacagcatggtagcaacacaacatggttgcagcACAAAAtgtggtacaaacattattgggcacagacaacagcacaaaggcaatACGATAGagataacaatacatcatgtgaaccagccacaactgtcagtaagagtgtccatgattgagtctttgaatgaagagatggtgataaaactgtccagtttgagtgttttttgcagcttgttccagtcgctagctacagcgaactgaaaagaggagtgacccaggggtgtgtgtgctttggggacctttaacagaatgtgactttcagaatgggtgttgtatgtggaggatgatggctgtagtaggtatctcagatgggaggagtgaggcctaagagggttttataaataagcatcaatcagagggtcttgcgacgggtatacagagatgaccagtttacagaagagtatagagtgcagtaatgtgtcctataaggaacattggtggcaaatccgatggccgaatggtaaagaacatctagctgctcgagaggACCCTTatctgccgatctataaattgcatctccgtaatctagcatgggtaggatggtcatctgaatcagggttagtttggcagctgtggtgaaagaggagcgattatgatagaggaaaccaagtctagatttaaccttagcctgcagctttgatatgtgctgagagaaggacagtgtaccgtctagccatactcccaagtacttatatcaggtgactacctcaagctctaaaccctcagaggtagtaatcacacaagtggggagaggggcattcttcttaccaaaccacatgacctttgttttagaggtgttcagaacaaggttaagggcagagaaagcttgttgtagagtgtttaacaCAACATCTggagaggggccagctgagtataagactgtatcatctgcatataaatggattacaaagcttcctactgcctgagctatgttgtggatgtaaattgagaagagcgtgaggcctaggatcgagccttggggtactcccttggtgacaggcagtggctgagacagcaaatgttctgactttatacactgcactatTTGAGAgtggtagttagcaaaccaggccaaagtcTCATCAGACACCAATACTACTTGGCCggtccacaagaatggaatggtctactgtatcaaaagctttggccaagtcaataaaaatcgcagcacaacattgcttagaatcaagggcaatggtgacataatttaggacctttaaggttgcagtgacacattcaTAACGAgaggaaaccggattgcataccagagagaatacaatagacatcaagaaagtcagtcagttgattatgacaagtttttccaacacttttgataaacagggcaaaataaaATTGGCCTATAACAGATAGGATCAgattgatctccccctttaaataaaggatgcaccgtggctgccttccaagcaatggtaACCTCCCCAGAGAGAAGATACATGTTAAAAAGGTCAGCGATAGGCTTGGCAATGATAGAAAGGATCTAAACCAGGGCTGCCCAACcgtcttcctggagatctactgtcttGTAGGTTTTCGTCCAACCCTAATGTAGCGTATCTGATTCAGCAAGTCTTGTTGAACAGGTCATTAATAGAATAAGGTGTGTTTTAGGGTAGGACTGAAAACCCACAAgatggtagatctccaggaagagggttgggcagccctgattTAAACCATCTGATGCTATTTTACGTTTCATAACATAAAAGTCATCCATGCCGTGGTCGATATGAAACACAATTTAAATGAGTCCTACCATAGATAGACTGTAAAAAGATCACACATACAACAAATAATCTTTCTCCAGGACACGTCACTTCCGATTCAAAGTTTTACTTCCGAAAAGCCGCAcattttctccctctttcttttcgCTTAGAACGCCATCATGGGTCGCATGCACGCTCCTGGGTAAGCATGTGTTTCATTCGGAAATAATAAGCATATTGGTTTTTGTTATCCGTAGCTGGACATTTTACATTACCTTGTCAACCCCAACATATTTTTTTTGGACACATTTGGTTAAATGTCAACTATAATGAtttctagctagctggctaacaactAGCGTTCTGCCGCAACCGACACAGTGACATGATGGCCGCGCACACACTCCTGCCATGTTAGCCGACGGCTTATTCATTAAAATAATTATATGGGGTTTTAGTCGCATATGCGCGCACATTGGAACGGTAACAATGCATCCCCTCGATCAAGATTGTATTTAGTCTTCCATGAAATCGGTCTAAACCAGAACATTATTTGCCCATTCCAGTGCTAATGTTAGCGTAGTGTAGGCTAGTTAGCCATAGCTTCTACCTAATGCTAGGtaggtacactacatgacaaagtatgtggacactcattccaaaatcatggtcatttAATATGAAATTGGTCCCCCCTCTTTGCTATAACAGCatacttttctgggaaggctttccactcgaTGTTTGTACATTGCTGCGgtgacttgctttcattcagccacaagagcattagtgaggtcgggcactgatgttgggctattagtcctggctcgcagtcggcgttgcaattcatctcaaaggtgttcgatggagttgcgGTCAGGTCTCTGTGCAGGCAAGCCAGTCAATTTATTCTACAcacctcgacaaaccatttctgtatggacctcgctttgtgcaaggcagtattgtcatgctgaaacagtgaagggccttcccaaactgttTTAAATGTTCTAATATTTTTACCCTTTTTTAAACTCTTGGATCATTCGAGAGAATGCGTTTCTCTCTCTACTGCTTCGGTCCAATGGAGGGGtgttttataaaataaaataaaaaaattcactaatttgaagggatgtccacatacttttgtgtgtatatatagtgtagctagTTACACAGTACGACACTAGCtaaataactagctagctagttgaaaTGCATTATCTCAAGTCCAGGCGTGGCTATTTGTCATGATTTAACTAGCTACTGACTTACAGCTACTTTCCTTCTGTTTCAGCAAGGGCCTGTCCCAGTCTGCACTACCCTACAGGCGCAGTGTGCCCACCGTAAGTATGTAGTTGGTCATTAAACTTTTAGATGGTCAACTGGCATCTTGCTAGCTGTTTTGTAAAATATGTTAATGAATCTGGTCAACCTAGTAATGTGGCTACATGGTTTGCCATTATATCATCATTGATACAACTTACACTGGAATGTACATGTCATATTGCCGAGTCTAGCTAAATACCTAACTTAAACTACAAAGGATCACTCCTGTGAGTAGAAGGCTCAGTGGACAAAGGGGACATCATCAGTCTCtcaacctctgaaatgttgttcTACAGTGGCTGAAGGTTACATCTGATGACGTCAAAGAGCAGATCTTCAAGCTCGCCAAGAAgggtctttctccctctcagatTGGTAAGGACCTTGTTAATTTGTATGCTGTCCAGCTCTTTCCATAAGATTGCCACATTATGAACTGAGAAGACAATGACTTATGCACCCTAACCCAAAGGCCATATCAAATGAATGGTATGATTTTGTCAGGTGTGCTAAAATCAACATGTACCTTGTCGCCTTTCCCTGAAGCTGATGTGCCATTGAAAGTGAATTCAAGGTTCAACATTATCACTCAAGATTATTTACCCAGTTTTAGTCCTATGCATATTGTTACTCACATTATTTTCCTCTCCATCCGTTTAGAACAAAAATTGAAAGGATTGTCCTGTATTTTTCTACAACCAAACCATTTTGAGTTTGGCTGACCCCCACACAAAGTACAAACCACAGAGGGGAAGCTACCAGGAGATGTAAATTAGAAAAGGCTGATACTACTATTCTCTCTCCAGGTGTGATCCTTAGGGACTCTCATGGTGTTGCCCAGGTGCGCTTTGTCACTGGAAACAAGATCCTGAGGATCCTCAAGTCCAAGGGCCTGGCCCCTGACCTGCCTGAGGATCTGTACCACCTCATCAAGAAGGCTGTTGCTATAAGGAAGCATCTGGAGAGGAACAGAAAGGTAACGACCTCTAGATGTCTGACTCCATTTAACTTCCAGGGAGGGAGACTGTTAAACCACCAGCATCTCAAGCAAAACTTACTGTTTGAAAATCCAACTAAATTGTGCCTCGCTGTAAAAATGTATTGATTGATGCTCAATGTGGACAGCCAGTGAGGTTGCTCTTGCATGGCTCCGTCTAAGTGGCTTATGGGAGCGTAGCACTGTACAGTGCCATGATGTACAGTCCCGTTCCACAACATTGTACAGCAAGCCTGTTCCCAGCCTTTGGGCTGGTGGGGACGGCGTCCTGCATATTCCTATGTCTTCCCAGAGCCTCTGGGCCATGACTGGGGAGGCAAACCATGTAGTGCACATGTTAACTCAAAATTGTAATACCTGCATTTGCCATTGACCGTTTGAGATTTTTGATGTTTTGATGTTGAAGGGCtgttaaactatagttttttttttcttgCAGGACAAGGATGCCAAGTTCCGTCTGATTCTCACTGAAAGCAGAATCCACAGATTGGCCCGTTACTACAAGACCAAGAGAGTTCTTGCGCCCAACTGGAAGTAGTACGTATTACCTCTTCACTGCTTTATTGACTTTTGGGAGAGCACGTCAGCATGAAGGCATAGTACCTACTCTATTAATATTTTCAGTTTGTTAGTTCACTAAATGGCACACTTCATTGTCCTGTTCTTCCCTTGTAAGAGCTGAGATATTTCTTATGTGCTAGATAAACCTTGGAGGTATATTAGCAGAGTGGCTGTTCTGTGCCAACCTGCCAGTCCCCTTCATACATCTCCCTGCCACTCAGTGGTTTTAGTTAATTCTTACCAACTGCCAGAGGCATTACCTAAACTGGATAATTAGCAGGCTGAGAATATATACTAAAAAATATTTACTGGTTGATCACCAGACTGCTTCTATTGTTAGTTGTTAAAATTGGTGATCAACTTTTTAGTTGATTACAGAACTTTACAGTACTAATCCCTTTTCCCTCTTGATCCACAGCGAATCCTCTACTGCTTCTGCTCTGGTGGCATAAGAGTCTTTTTCACCAATAAAGATCCATTTGGAAGGATCTTGTCTGCTGTGTTTTTGTTTTAGAGGTGGAGTTCTATAAAGGGTGGTGAAAGTACACATGTTAGTACTTATAGTGAAAAATATAAACATCtaaagtgttggtttcttgattcatgagctgaaataaaagataccagaaatgttccataggcacaaaatgcttatttctcaATTTAGTGAGCACATTTTTTTAATACATCCCTGTTATCATTTCTCCTTtgcaagacaatccatccacctgaaaggtgtgacctatcaaggagctgattaaacatcatgaatacacaggtgcaccttgttttGGGGACAAAAGGACCCAATAAATGTGCGGTTTTgtcaatacaatgccacagatgtctcaacaTGAGGGAGTGTACAACTGGCATGCTTACTACAGGAATGTTCAATAGAGCTGGTgtgagaatttaatgttaatttctctaccatgagGCAACTCTGgtttagataatttggcagtacaACCAACCGTCCTCACAACCTCAGGCCACATGTAAGCACACAAGCCCAGGAATTTGACATCTGGCTGCGTAACGTGTGGGATTGTCTGGGgcgggtgctgaggagtatttcagGCTACTAAAACCCTTTTGTGGGAAGAAACTCCTTCTGATTGGCTAGatttggctcccaagtgggtgggcccatGGCCATGCCTTAACCTGggcatgtgaaattcatagattagggcctaatgaatttcaattgacttatttcctaTGAACTGCCTcgatcttttaaattgttgcaatTATATTTTTGTGGTTGGAAAAATCCCCAGAGTAACTAACACGCCTTATTGCATAAATGGCTAACTAATTGTATTGATGATTTAATTTAATAAACATTTCCTTAGTATTTCAAAGTAATTTGAATTATTTAAACACTTAGGCGTAGATTCATTGTTACCTTGTTAAATGTGTTCTATATAATTGGATAGAGAGGCTCTGGTTCCTAGGCAACCTGGTGCGGTGGTGTAGACTGCTGTGCTCTCCAGGCTTCCTCCCAGCTCTGACTCAGCAGGAGGAAAAAAAAGTTGGAGACGTGATCTAACACTGGGCTTTCACATGCAATCAATGAGAAACCTTTGTTCTGTGGCATTTAGAGGCTAAATTAATGTATTGATGGTTTAATGATGGAGAAATGCTACTGTATTGAAGTGTTCAGTCATGTACAATTGTACCACAAGAGGGCAGCATTTAACTTAAATTACACTGAACCAAAGGTATGCCTTTAAAGGCTAAATCCCTGAACTTACTCCTTTTGATGGTACATGTTTGTGAAGCGGTTGAATTCAGCAGGCATATTTTTGCACATGCAACTGGTACATTTATCATGGGTTGGTGGTTCTGATATTAAGTAAAAGTTAACGCACCACAGGCCACAAAGACTACTCTTCATCACTAGCAGTCTCGTAAACCCACAATCTTTAAGACTGCTAGGAAGCAGGAGTCTGATTAATGGAGCCTAACCTCTCACCCAGCAGTCCTGCTCACTTGGCCCCTCTGGGGAGACCGAGTGCAGGACCTGGAAGCGGTACTTACTCTTCATCCAGATGGAACCATACACCTGCCAGAAGATGATTCACTTCAACATCACCAACTTTTATTCTATGTCATGAGTCATCTCCCCTTCCCCTTGAAGTATTATTCATATGATTAGACTAGTCTCTGCTTATCTGACATCAAAAGATATCCATCTTTAATTTGTCATTAATCATTGTAAATATTTGAAAGCCTCTGGTTTAGATATCTGTACATTTTGGCTGTCAGTAATCAAAGAAAACATTGTCTAAGATCATATTACCAATATGGTTCCTAAAGTTCCTTGAAAGCAGGAGCCTATAAATAGAAGCATTATTAAGGGGTGTGCTGTTCTGTGATCTTTTTTTTCTGGAGAATTAACATGCATTACTGAGGCTAGATTTATTCTGCTAAAAGAATAACGGGTAATGAAGGTGTCACACATTGTATTGATTTTGTATCAGTATATCTTGGTGTATCAGTATCTGTGTAGGACAGGGGCATGGTTTTAGTGCCTGAGGAGTGAAATGCCATCTTGGTGTGATATATCAGATTGCCTGTAAGATCTTTATTGCATTTGCTGCAGAGCCCCTTCAGCTAGCACTGATTCAGCCGGAGCTGCTGCCTCCTAGGAGAGGACGATAACATTGAGTCACCTTGCTGCATTGTGAGCCTCTGGCAGTGGAGAGGCAGGAATCAGCAGCAGCGCCTATACTGCAGAGCTGCGCAGGACTGTGCATCACTACCGTGtgtgttagagggagagagagaatagtggAGAAAGGTTGACTGGGGACTGCAGTGTTatgtccccctctgccccaggGTTCATGGTTTGGAGTTTTTCTCTGTCTGAAATGCTTTCGGTGAATACACACCACCCCAGTGTAGACGACTTAGTGCAGCGACTGATCCCAGTTAAAATGCTCATGTTTTTCAGAGTTTGTGGGGTGTCTCCAGGACTGAGTTGCTGCAGAGGGATTCAGTGGAATGAGAAAGGCAGATTGTCAGGAGAGTTGTTCAAGGACTCTATAACTGTGGTCCCATGGGATAAGAGAGCTGTCAACCTCTCAACACTGACCCTCTCCCTGAGCAGCCTTTCTTTGAATGCCTAATGCAGCGTTTATGTGCTAGAGGGAAGTAGGAAACTCAGAAAGATccaacttgctaactggttgtagttatacacgtgccacattcaattgacatttcagagtttcctagttctgactaGCATGTGAATGCGGTATAACATCACTACTCTGAGAGTTCCTGTCACTCATCAGCAACAATAAGTTATTCTTTATGTTCCATTGACATTTTCAAAAGTTATTTTCAAGTGCTTATTTGTGTGTGTTATACTGATACAATAAAAcaaacaatagcatgatattTGGCTCACCTAACTTCACCTAGTGTTTGCAGAGTCAACAATGAAGACAGATCACCACCACTACGGAAACACGACCTCAATATGCCAGCCTCCATCATTTTCTTCAACTTCTGGCTTAGTTTGTTTTAatttaaaatgttatttaacatgtatttaactaggcaagtcagttaagaacatattcttatttacaataacggcctggcaaaaggcctcctgcggggacgggggctgggattaaagataaaaatataggacaaaacacacatcacgacaagagagacaccacaacactacataaagagagacctaagacaacaacatagcatggaaGCAAcacacaacacagcatggtagcaacacaacatgacaacaacatggtagcagcacaaaacatgccACAAACATTAtcgggcacagacaacagcacaaaggcaagaaggtagagacaacaatacatctcgCAAAGCAGTGAAAAAAAAGAGCTTGTTTGATGTATAATATCTGTAGTCAAATGGGTTTGGAGAAGAAGCGTGTTTGATTTCACACCATCATTCCAGAGGAACAGTACATCAAACCAATGGGGGACAGGCCAGCAAAGCCTCCTCCATAGGGATTCAGTGATCAAATATTTATAATGCAGTGGGGTGTTTGATGCTTTCTGCTCCCTTGGAGTGTACTCTGGGTTGTTTTAATCCAGGAAGGAAGGAGATTGATAACCTTTACCTAACAGGAAGCCCATGAGGATATGGAGAGTTATTTCTCTTCTTTTAgtccttttaaaaatgtattggacCAGGAGATAAAACACTGCATTGGTAAAAAAGGCCTGATGGCAGTactcatttttatttaactagggaagtcagtgaaaaacaaattcttatttacaatgacagcctaggaacagtgggttaactgccttgttcagggcagaacgacagatttttacctcatcAGCTCAGgaattcaatctagcaacctttcggttactagtccaacgctctaaccactaggctacctgccaccccatatatATTGAGATGTAATCCACTCATTCTGAATCATGAGGAATACGTGTATTCAAATGgctatagtaaaaataaaggttgTCATAAAGACATTGGAGAGAGGCCAGACATTATATGTTGATGTCTTCCTTTTTTGATGTCCAGTGATACAGCTCTTTTCCTTCTTTACTTATGGAGATGTAGCCTGCTGTGTACTCTATACTGTGACTTTGAGCTTTGCCTCACACACCCCAAGTTAAATTTATGGGCAGCATCAGGAAATTGGGCAGGTCTGTTTGATGCAGCGTAAGCATTATTGTAATGTGTCATGGTTGGGAAGGCTCTCTGTCCTTAAGGCCTGCGGCTGCAGTGAGAGAGACGTGAAGCTGACAAATCCACAGCTAAACCAGCTTTGTGTGTACATGccacacacactgccacacacactgccacacacacactatcacacacattgtcacacacacagagtcgGATTGTAGATGCATCATTAATTCACTTACTGCCATTTAACATATTGT contains the following coding sequences:
- the LOC120025136 gene encoding 40S ribosomal protein S13-like; its protein translation is MGRMHAPGKGLSQSALPYRRSVPTWLKVTSDDVKEQIFKLAKKGLSPSQIGVILRDSHGVAQVRFVTGNKILRILKSKGLAPDLPEDLYHLIKKAVAIRKHLERNRKDKDAKFRLILTESRIHRLARYYKTKRVLAPNWKYESSTASALVA